A DNA window from Cydia pomonella isolate Wapato2018A chromosome 18, ilCydPomo1, whole genome shotgun sequence contains the following coding sequences:
- the LOC133527780 gene encoding odorant receptor 10a-like — translation MIVFPLAFLYTGQFSQIMYLVSVFPDKVDSFKAINCISSTCVPLSKYIFMWTSRSRLRTIMEMSHEGLGVLPEGSPARARMLQTLHKAQGVSWLVILNQAIIHIVYLLLPLFLTVFMNERYLPTTPGESYGLTPKYETPYYEATFVITCVAAAFSAINQTGYIVLFVTLVAHELGHFYVITEIFNEIYKLSSVKTEKKSSDSRKEIDEKLTFCIRHHQFLIKYHGKISELYQAIFGAQFLMMIIVLVTTLQTMYYWDFSNTILTGVTGIMPLTIYCFGGELMISAAENMSEAIYSCGWEMMEPRQARAVGLILCISQRPLHLTAAGFTTMNRDTFANVVQAVYKIYAVFN, via the exons ATGATAGTGTTCCCTTTGGCTTTTCTATATACGGGTCAGTTTAGCCAGATCATGTATCTGGTGTCTGTGTTCCCGGACAAGGTGGACTCCTTCAAAGCCATCAACTGCATCAGCTCGACCTGCGTGCCGTTGTCCAAGTATATCTTCATGTGGACTTCAAG GAGCCGGCTCAGGACAATAATGGAAATGAGCCACGAGGGTCTCGGGGTGCTTCCAGAAGGAAGTCCAGCTCGGGCTCGCATGCTGCAGACCCTCCACAAAGCACAAGGCGTCTCCTGGCTCGTGATACTCAATCAGGCTATCATCCACATTGTTTACTTGCTACTACCGCTCTTCTTAACTGTGTTCATGAACGAGAGATATCTGCCAACGACTCCTGGGGAATCTTATG GCCTCACTCCTAAATACGAAACCCCGTACTACGAAGCCACGTTCGTGATAACGTGTGTTGCTGCTGCGTTCTCCGCCATCAACCAGACTGGCTACATAGTCCTTTTCGTTACGCTGGTCGCCCATGAACTCGGACATTTCTACGTCATCACCGAAATTTTCAACGAAATCTACAAACTTtcaagtgtcaaaactgaaaaaaaatcgaGCGATTCAAGAAAAGAAATAGATGAAAAGCTGACGTTTTGCATCAGACATCATCAATTCCTTATCAAATATCACGGGAAAATTAGTGAGCTCTACCAAGCTATTTTCGGAGCTCAGTTTCTCATGATGATAATCGTATTGGTGACAACGCTACAGACGATGTACTATTGGGATTTTAGTAACACGATTCTAACAGGCGTGACCGGTATTATGCCTCTGACTATTTACTGTTTTGGCGGCGAGCTGATGATTTCGGCGGCTGAGAATATGTCGGAGGCTATTTACTCTTGTGGCTGGGAGATGATGGAGCCAAGACAAGCCAGGGCCGTAGGCTTAATCCTGTGCATCTCTCAACGACCTCTGCATCTTACTGCAGCCGGGTTTACGACTATGAATCGAGACACCTTTGCAAACGTAGTGCAAGCCGTTTATAAGATTTATGccgtttttaattaa